The segment TCAAGCCCGACGCCCGCGGCTTGATCTCGATCAACGAATCGTATCAGACGGCCGTGCCACATATATACGCGGTGGGCGACGTGATCGGTTTCCCTTCGCTCGCCAGCGCCGCCTACATGCAGGGTCGCTTCGCTGCGACGCACTTGATGACCGGGGCGGGCGATCACGTCATGGTGCGCGAGTTTCCGACGGGGATTTACACCAGTCCGGAAATCAGCTCGCTGGGGCGCACCGAAAAGGAGCTAACCGACCAGAAAATTCCCTACGAAATCGGCCACGCGCTGTTCCGCAGCCTCGCTCGGGCCCAAATCATCGGCCGCACCACCGGCATGCTCAAGCTGCTCTTCCACCGCGAAACACTGCAAATCCTTGGAATCCACTGTTTTGGCAGCAATGCGTCGGAAATCATCCACATCGGACAAGCGATCATGTCGCAACCCGGCAGTGCGAATTCGCTGCTGTATTTCATCAATACGACGTTCAACTATCCGACCATGGCCGAAGCCTACCGCGTCGCCGCCCTCAACGGCTACAACCGGCTATTCTGAACACGGGCGGAAGGCAGAGCAACCACGAAAGACGCGAATGCGAAGCGAGGGGAACCACGGATCACGCGGATGAACACGGATCCAAAGCGGACGATTAGTTCGTCATTCGGTCATTCGCGCTTCGTCATTCTTAAAGCCCTCGTCATTCGCTCATTCGTGCTTGCCGCAATTTCCATCGGAATTTGAGCTACCGTTTGGCAGCTCCCGGCCGGTTCTATTCTTCCGCGGCGCTCGTTCGGCCGCTGGCGACGTCGAATTCATACACCGCTGGAATCAGCATTGCCGCGGTCGTGAAACCGTAGGCCCCGACGACCACCAGAAACACGCCCAGCGTTTGTTGCTGGAGAAAGCTGGTGATGGCGACGAACGTCAGCGTCGGGCAAGCGATCGATGCCAACCCGATTGCGGCAGACGGATTGCGATGTCCTAGCGCCACGAACATGCTGATCCCCCCGCCGACCATGAACACGAGGAAGGGCGCCAATTGCAGTTCGAACGAGCCGCCGAACGACATCATGATTCGCATGCAAGTGGCGATGCCGACGAACAGGAAAAAAACCATGCCCAGGCTGACGGCCACCGCGTGCCGCGAGTTTATGTAGGTCAGGCCCGCGTGGACGCCAAGCGTCGCGACGAAGAGATCCGCGATCGCCAGGGCCACGATCAGATAGAACGCGTTTTCTGCCGTAGTCGCGCCCGCCAGCCAAAGATAAATGCAAAGCGCCGCCGGCAACACGATCATTTCCTTGGCGACATAAAAGACCCCACCCAGTTTGCCGAACAGGAACTCGGCGGGCGTCAGATCGGTCACGAGCAACAGGTCGAGAGCCCCGAGATCGCGTTCTGTGGTGATCGAGGTGACGGCCAGCGCATTCACCAAGATCAAGCTGAGCACCAGAAGCGGCGCGAGGGCCAAGGCAATGGCCCCACGATTGGGCAAATCGACGGTGGCCGCCGCGTGGACGCCCAGCGCCGAAAGAGCGGCCAGCACGAGATACGCCACGCGAATCGCCAGCACCTTGCGGCCATAAGCCCAGGTGCGGATTTCTCGCCAGATAATTGGGTTGTCCCAAACGTGCCGCGTCGGCTGTGGCGCGGCATGCGGCGAAGGAGCGAGCGATGCATCAGCCGCTTGAGAATCGGCCGGCTTGTGGAAAACATCTTCCCCGGCAGCTGTTTGCAATTGAATTTCGCGCGACGGATTCCACACCCGCACGCGCAGCATTGCCAAGGCATTGGCCGCCACCGTGATCAATGCCGCGACGCCGAGAAACAAATGGGCGGGCGATCCGTAGCTGCCGATGACGGCCGCTTGCCCGACGCTCGGCCGGGCGGCAATCAACACCGCCCGCCATGGGCTGATGGCCTCGCCCCAGGCGGCCGCCGAAATGCCATGCCATCGTACTCCCCATCCGCCGGCCGCGATCAGCAGTTCCGCCGCGGCGAGCCAAAACATCAGCAAGAGAAACACCAGCGCCAGCGTCTGAAACGTCTTTTCCCGCCACAGCGCAAACGTCGACCCGATGCTGCCGGCCGCGAGCGCCGTGGCCAATGTCACGGCAAACACCCAACCGATTTGCGGAAGCGACACTCCGCCGAATAATCCGATCAGCATGAACAAAGGCAGCGCGGCCATCAGTAGCACCAAAACTTGCAGCAAGCTGGAAAACAATTTGCCGAGCACGAGTTCGCTGTTCGACAGCCGCGTCATCAGCAGCAATACGAGCGTGCGGCGATCTTTTTCCTGGGCCACCGCGCTGGCCGTCAACAGCGCGGAGAAGAACAGCACCAGCGCCAACTGGAGCGGCGCGAGAAGTTGAAATACGGTCGCGCCGAAGCGGGCCATATCGCCGACATTGCGCACGTCTTGCGTGCCGGTGAGCAATAGCCATGCGGTGCAAACCAGCGTTAGCAACGCGGCCACGTAGATGGCTCGGGCAACGTAAAACCGTATCCGCCGCGGGGCGGTCACGAGTTCGCGCGTAAACACCGGCCCGATAAACAATCCCGCCTCGCTGCAAATTAGCTCGTTGCCTGGCGGCCGACGCCGCTCTCCAGCCGTTCATTGTCGCTCGCGGAGCCGAACGTTCAAGCGGTGAACGGAAAATCGACGTGCCGGGATTTGCCAGCAGTGACATCCGCGCCGTTTCAGCGCGATTCCGCGGGCACGACTTCCAGAATCAGCTTCTCGGCTCGCCGCACGAGCGCGATCGACATCGGCCGTTCGACCCGGGCCTCGGTCAGCAGGCGATGCAGATCGTCGATGCCGGTCAGTTTTTCGCCGTCGAATTCGACCAGCACATCTCCCTCCTTGATCCCGGCGCGCTCGGCCGGGCTGTGTTCTTCGACCGAAACAACGAGAATCCCGCTGTCGGCGAGCAGGTTGTGGAAGCGGATCAAATGCCGCGGCACCGGCACATCCTGCCCGGCCAAGCCGAGATAGCCGCGCCGAACTCGGCCGTCATGGATCAGCTTCCCGGTGACGAACTCGGCCGTGCTCGAAGCGATCGCGAAGCAGAGTCCTTGCGCCGGCAGCAGCATGGCCGTGTTGACACCGATCACTTCGCCGCGCGAGGAGACAAGCGGCCCGCCCGAGTTGCCCGGGTTCAAGGCGGCGTCGGTTTGAATGACGTTGTCGATCAAGCGGCCCGAGCGTGCTCGTAGCGATCGGCCGAGCGCGCTGACCACGCCGGCCGTGACTGTGAACTGAAAGCCGTACGGATTGCCAATGGCGATCACCAATTGGCCCGGCCGCAATTGCTTCGAATCGCCGAAACGAGCCGGAGTGAGATCGTTCGATGCGACGCGCACCACGGCGAGATCGGTCTCGGGGTCGCTGCCGACCAGATCGGCCCGCATGCGCCGGCCGTCGGCGAAGATTACTTCGATCTTCTCGGCGCGGTGGACGACATGATCGTTGGTCAGGATGAAGCCATCGGGAGTGAACACAAAGCCGGAACCATTGCCTGACATCCGCGGTCGACCGGAGCGGCGGCCTTGCCGGCCGCTGGGTTCGCCGCCGCGATGTTCGCCGCCGTGGCTTGCGTGTTGGACTTCGATATTCACGACCGCCGGACCAACCGTTTCCGCGGCTCGGATCACGACTTGCGAATACGCGTCGAGCGCTTCGGCTTCGCTTGCTGCGGGGTTGCCAGGCAACCGTGGCAATAATTGGCCGCTCTCCTCGCCGCGTTCCGACGGCAATGAGCTTCCGGATGGGTCAGACAATGAATGAAATCGGCTGGTCATAAAAGGTTCCTTTTGAAATAAGCGGCTTCAATACCCGCCGCTCAGAATGTTATAGTGACGCGGCGGCGAGGAAAGAACGCACCGCCGAGTGCGATAGTCACCGCAAGGAAACGCAGGCAGTAGAACGGACGACGAAAGCGACGCGCGAAACCGCAAGCGAGCTTCAATACTGATTGAGCCGGCAGCGCGCTCTAATCCCTCACCCTCACCCTCACCCTCACCCTCACCCCGATGCCCCTTTCCACTTGCCCTGCCGAGCGGACGCTTGCCGTGATCGGCGGCCGGTGGAAGATATTGATTCTGTGGCACTTGTTTCAGGGCACCAGACGTTTCAACCAGTTGCATCGCGGCTTGAAAGGCGTATCGCAGAAGGTGCTCACGCAGCAACTGCGCGAGATGGAGCGCGACGGGGTCGTGCACCGCGAGGTATTCGCCGAAGTGCCCCCAAAGGTGGAATATTCGCTCACACCGCTGGGCGAATCGCTTCGCCCCGTGGTCGAAGCGATGTGCCAATGGGGAATGCAAGGCCACGAATCGGAATGCAGTCCCGACGATTGCCCTCTCGACGGAAATCCCGAATTCCTCGCTGGCCACAAAAACCCGCAAAAGGAGACGATCCCATGATCCAATACGACATGGCCAATCTGAAGAAAATCAAGAAGATGGCCGAATTGGCCCCGGCCGCGATGAAGGCCTATCAGGCATTGGGCGAAGCGGCGACTGCCGACGGCGCGATTCCGGCCAAATACAAGGAATTGATCGCCGTGGCCGTAGCGATGACGACGCAATGTCCCTATTGCATCGAGTATCACAGCGCGAAGGCCAAAAAGATCGGCGCGACGGAGCAGGAAATCGTCGAGGCGGTGCTCGTTTCCGCGGCATTGCGAGCCGGTGCTTCGGTGACACACGGCACGCACGCGATCGACTAATCGACACAGCGATGCTCGCCCCTGAGGCTTCCGCCCGCCGGCCAATATTGCCGGCTCGCCGCAGTCGTTTTCCTGGCCGAGCCTAGCGGCATAGAATGACGGCAGAAACCGTCGAAGCCCAGCCGCCGTTCCGCTCATTCCGCAGGAGAACTGCCATGACTGCCCGACCCTCGGACGATTTGTCCTCCACCAACAACGCGGCCGAGTCGAATGAAAGGGCGTCAACGGCAGCAAGCTCAAATCTCGGGGATTCAGCAAAATCCACGGATGCTTCGGCGAACGCGGCAAGACTGCAGACGGCCACATTCGGCGCCGGCTGTTTTTGGGGCGTCGAAGCGGAATTTCGCCGAGAGCCCGGAGTGGTCGACGCCTCCGTCGGCTACGAAGGCGGAACCATGGTCAACCCGACGTATAAGGATGTTTGCACCGATCGCACCGGGCATGCGGAAGTGGTGCAAGTGAAATTCGATTCGTCGCGGGTGTCCTACGAGCGATTGCTCGAATTGTTTTTTGAAATGCACGATCCGACAACGCGAAACCGGCAAGGACCCGACTTCGGGTCGCAATACCGCTCGGTGATCTTTTATTACACTCCCGAGCAGCAGCGCGCCGCGGAAGAAACAAAATCGCGGCTCGACAAAAGTGGCCGCTTTGCGCGGCCGATCGTCACGCAAATTGTTCCAGCAGCGGAATTCTATCGCGCGGAAGAATATCACCAGCGCTATCTCGAAAAACGCGGCGAGGCGAGTTGCCACGTGCGGTGAATATGCGCAAATGGGCGCACAGCAACGTTGAGCAGGGGCACCGACCACGAAAGCATATTCCCTTGCTAGCGATTCAGACTCCTGGGCCGTACTCGGCTGGCGCGAAGGCGATCAGGAACCATAGCGATAGCCCGAGCATCAATAGCGCGACGATCGCCGGGTGAGGCGGCGGTGTGCGACCCGACGCAAGCCGGCTTGCCGACATTGGCGCTTCTGCCAGGCCACTGCCCCGCCAGCCGTCGGTTCGTTGCCAACCATCAATGGTTCGCCGCCACGGCGAATCGGCGGGGGTCGGAGTCGACGGCGCAATGGATTGGATGTCGAGGCGTGCGCTGCCAAGCACCACACATTCCAGCAACAGCAACAAACAGATCGCCGTGCGCAAGGCTGCCTCTCGGAAAAAGGGCGGTGAAGAGTCCGGCGGCCAGCACCGTCGCCGCACGGTTGCAGCCAATCAGCAAGCAACCGCCGGACCACTATTTCGAGGCGCGCGACCAGGCGCGCCGTAAAGATCGATGCGGAAACTCTTTGCGCCGATTTTTCCGCATCTCCGATGATGGTCTGCGTTGTGGTTTGCACACGCCATCGCTGCAAAATCGCCACGCGTTTCCCAAAATGCCCGCCGAGGCCGAGTTTTGCCCAAAAGGTTTGCTGAAGCGGCAGATATGGCGTAAGGTTGTCGGAGCACAGAATAGCGAGATTATCCGACGCGCCCGGCGTGGCTCGGGCAAGGCGCCGCGTTCTTCCGAAACCCGAGAAATCAGTCGAAGGCTGACCCGATGAGCAACCCGACCGCTCCCTCCCAGTTCGATCTTGGCCGGATTCTGCAAACGGCGCAACTGCCCGCGCTGCCGCAAAGCGC is part of the Pirellulales bacterium genome and harbors:
- a CDS encoding trypsin-like peptidase domain-containing protein, which translates into the protein MTSRFHSLSDPSGSSLPSERGEESGQLLPRLPGNPAASEAEALDAYSQVVIRAAETVGPAVVNIEVQHASHGGEHRGGEPSGRQGRRSGRPRMSGNGSGFVFTPDGFILTNDHVVHRAEKIEVIFADGRRMRADLVGSDPETDLAVVRVASNDLTPARFGDSKQLRPGQLVIAIGNPYGFQFTVTAGVVSALGRSLRARSGRLIDNVIQTDAALNPGNSGGPLVSSRGEVIGVNTAMLLPAQGLCFAIASSTAEFVTGKLIHDGRVRRGYLGLAGQDVPVPRHLIRFHNLLADSGILVVSVEEHSPAERAGIKEGDVLVEFDGEKLTGIDDLHRLLTEARVERPMSIALVRRAEKLILEVVPAESR
- a CDS encoding helix-turn-helix domain-containing protein, encoding MPLSTCPAERTLAVIGGRWKILILWHLFQGTRRFNQLHRGLKGVSQKVLTQQLREMERDGVVHREVFAEVPPKVEYSLTPLGESLRPVVEAMCQWGMQGHESECSPDDCPLDGNPEFLAGHKNPQKETIP
- a CDS encoding carboxymuconolactone decarboxylase family protein; translated protein: MIQYDMANLKKIKKMAELAPAAMKAYQALGEAATADGAIPAKYKELIAVAVAMTTQCPYCIEYHSAKAKKIGATEQEIVEAVLVSAALRAGASVTHGTHAID
- the msrA gene encoding peptide-methionine (S)-S-oxide reductase MsrA, yielding MTARPSDDLSSTNNAAESNERASTAASSNLGDSAKSTDASANAARLQTATFGAGCFWGVEAEFRREPGVVDASVGYEGGTMVNPTYKDVCTDRTGHAEVVQVKFDSSRVSYERLLELFFEMHDPTTRNRQGPDFGSQYRSVIFYYTPEQQRAAEETKSRLDKSGRFARPIVTQIVPAAEFYRAEEYHQRYLEKRGEASCHVR